From Rhizobium sp. Pop5:
GGTCACGCATGAAAACGCTGCTGCTCAAGAAGAATGAGGTAGCACGGCTTATCGGCATGACGGAAGTCATTAGCGCGGTCGAAGAGGCTTATAAGGCCTCCAGCAGCGACCAGGTGGAACAGCCCGACTATATCGGGATTCATCTGCCCTCCCTGCGTGGCGAGATCGACTTCAAACTTGGCTATCATAAAGTCGCTGAAATCATCTCCATGAAGGCGCATTCGGGAGGGTTCGCCAACAACCCGGCAGAACACGGCGTGCCGAACAGCATGGGCACCATTCTCCTGTTTGATGCCAGGAGCTGTGCGTTGATTTGTATCATGGATGGCAGCTTGATCACTGGCCTTAGAACCGGGGCGGCGGGAGCCGTCTCCGTCAAAGCGCTGGCCAGAAAGAACGCCAGGACGATCGCGTCGATCGGCACCGGCAATCAGGCAAGAATGCAAATCCGGGCGATCAATGAGATCATGAAGATCGAAGAGATCCACGCCTGGGACAGCACCTACGAAACAAGTTCCAAATACAAGGCGGACATCGAGCGCGAATTCGGCATTTCCGTCACCGTCGCAAGCTCGAAGAAGGAGGCGGTGGAGCGGGCCGACATCTTGATCACAACGACCCGAGGGAAAGGGTCGCTTGTAGAAGCGGCATGGGTAAAACCCGGTACGCACATCGTCGCAATCGGCACGGATCAACGCGGCAAACAGGAGCTGGATCCAGAGCTCTTCCGAAACGCCAAAATCATTGTCGACTCGCTTTCGCAATGCACGGAGAAGGGCGAGACCTGGCACCCGCTGGATAAAAACATCATTACCAAGGACGACATCCACGGTGAAATCGGCGCGGTATTATTGGGGAGGAAGCCGGGACGAGAAAGTGATGACGAAATCACCATTTTCGACTCCACGGGGATGGCCATACAAGACAATACGACCGCCAGCAGAATTTATCGCAACGCCATAGCCAATAATATCGGCACTTTCTTCCAGTTTTTTGAGGAATGACCATGCGCAACTATCCGACCATTCAGGACATCCATGAAGCTCGGCAACGGTTAGAGCCGCATGTCAGGCACACGCCGCTATTGCGTGCCGACAAAATCGAGAAAGCGGCTGGTTGTCAGCTCTACCTCAAACCGGAAACCCTGCAGATCACTGGCGCATTCAAGATCCGCGGCGCCCTGAACAAGGCTCTCTCGCTCCCCCGAGAAGAGATCGCAAACGGGATCATTGCGACCTCGTCGGGCAATCATGCCCAGGCGCTTGCTTACGCAGCCAAGATGCTCGGCGTAAAAGTCAGGTTGGTGCTGCCGGTCACCACACCCAAAATCAAGATCGCCAATACGGAAGCCCTTGGCGCGGAAGTCATTCTTTTTGATGGTGATAACGCTGCTAGATGGAGAAAAGTCTACGAGATCGCTGAAGGAAACAATTATGCGGTCATTCACGGCTTCGAGGACCCCGTCGTAATGGCTGGTCAGGGAACGATCGGGTGTGAGATCCTGGAAGACCTGGAAGATGTGGACACGGTTATCGTGCCCTTGGGCGGTGGAGGGCTGATCTCGGGCATCGCCACTGCGATAAAAGAAACCAAGCCATCGGTGCGCGTTATCGGGGCAGAGCCTGCCTTGACGCCGAAATACTTTTACAGCCGGAAAAACCACGAGCGCACATCGCTTCCGTTAAAGAACACGATTGCGGATGGCCTAAGGTTAAGTGTTCCGGGTCAAAATCCGTACCCGATCATCGAAAAATATGTCGACGAGATTGTTCTTGTTGAAGACGAACACATCATCGCCGGAATGCGCGCCCTTGCCAAGGATGCAAAATTGATCGCGGAACCAGCCGCCTCCATCGGAATAGGAGCCCTGTTGGCAGGCAACATTCACGTGGAGCCAGATGAGAAAGTGTGTGCGGTCTTGTCCGGCGGAAATTGGGATCTAAGCGACCTTGCCGAGATTTACAATGTAGCGCCCTGATCCGTTTTCACCTTCGATTAATGCACCAACCCGATCGCCGTTGAACATCTGGGATCACATCTGCGCGACTGGAAGCGATCTAACCGCGGGGGAAACGCGT
This genomic window contains:
- a CDS encoding ornithine cyclodeaminase family protein yields the protein MKTLLLKKNEVARLIGMTEVISAVEEAYKASSSDQVEQPDYIGIHLPSLRGEIDFKLGYHKVAEIISMKAHSGGFANNPAEHGVPNSMGTILLFDARSCALICIMDGSLITGLRTGAAGAVSVKALARKNARTIASIGTGNQARMQIRAINEIMKIEEIHAWDSTYETSSKYKADIEREFGISVTVASSKKEAVERADILITTTRGKGSLVEAAWVKPGTHIVAIGTDQRGKQELDPELFRNAKIIVDSLSQCTEKGETWHPLDKNIITKDDIHGEIGAVLLGRKPGRESDDEITIFDSTGMAIQDNTTASRIYRNAIANNIGTFFQFFEE
- a CDS encoding threonine/serine dehydratase — translated: MTMRNYPTIQDIHEARQRLEPHVRHTPLLRADKIEKAAGCQLYLKPETLQITGAFKIRGALNKALSLPREEIANGIIATSSGNHAQALAYAAKMLGVKVRLVLPVTTPKIKIANTEALGAEVILFDGDNAARWRKVYEIAEGNNYAVIHGFEDPVVMAGQGTIGCEILEDLEDVDTVIVPLGGGGLISGIATAIKETKPSVRVIGAEPALTPKYFYSRKNHERTSLPLKNTIADGLRLSVPGQNPYPIIEKYVDEIVLVEDEHIIAGMRALAKDAKLIAEPAASIGIGALLAGNIHVEPDEKVCAVLSGGNWDLSDLAEIYNVAP